The sequence below is a genomic window from Synechococcus sp. PCC 7335.
AGATGGTACACAACGGCATTGAATACGGCGACATGCAGCTGATTGCAGAAGCCTACGACCTGCTAAAAAATACGCTAGGTCTGGGTCACAAAGAGCTTCATGAGATTTTTGCTGAGTGGAATAAAACAGAAGAGCTAGATTCTTTTCTCATTGAAATTACCGCCGATATCTTCACCAAAATGGATGAAGAAACGGGTAAGCCCCTTGTCGAGCTCATTATGGACAAAGCAGGGCAAAAAGGAACTGGTCGCTGGACTGTCATGAGCGCTTTAGAGATCGGCGTCAGCATTCCTACAATTACCGCCGCTGTGAATGCTCGAATCATGTCCGCTATCAAAGAAGAGCGAATGATCGCAGCAGAACAGCTAACGGGTCCAACCGCTAGCTTTGAGGGTGATAAAAAAGCTTTTGTCAACAAGATTCGTGATGCGCTGTACTGCTCCAAAATCTGCTCTTATGCTCAAGGAATGGATCTGCTCAGCAAAGCCTCAGCGCTCAACGACTACAACTTGGACTTAGGTGAAACTGCCCGTATCTGGAAAGGAGGCTGTATCATCCGCGCTGCCTTCTTGAACAAGATCAAAGCTGCTTATGACCAAGATGCTAAGCTTCCTAACCTATTGCTCGCTCCAGAATTCAAACAGACCATTTTAGATCGGCAAGACGCGTGGCGAGAAGTCGTCGCTACCGCGGCCAAAGTTGGTATTCCTGTACCCGCTTTTAGCGCGTCGCTAGACTATTTCGATAGCTATCGTCGTGGCCGTCTGCCTCAAAACCTAACCCAGGCACA
It includes:
- the gndA gene encoding NADP-dependent phosphogluconate dehydrogenase, with amino-acid sequence MAQSFGVIGLAVMGENIALNVERNGFPIAVYNRSRSKTDAFMENRAGGKNVVPTFSLEEFVGALERPRRILLMVQAGKPVDMVIESLKPLLDPEDMIIDGGNSLYEDTERRVKDLESAGFNFIGMGVSGGEEGALNGPSLMPGGSKAAYDSIEPIVTKIAAQVDDGPCVTYIGQGGSGHFVKMVHNGIEYGDMQLIAEAYDLLKNTLGLGHKELHEIFAEWNKTEELDSFLIEITADIFTKMDEETGKPLVELIMDKAGQKGTGRWTVMSALEIGVSIPTITAAVNARIMSAIKEERMIAAEQLTGPTASFEGDKKAFVNKIRDALYCSKICSYAQGMDLLSKASALNDYNLDLGETARIWKGGCIIRAAFLNKIKAAYDQDAKLPNLLLAPEFKQTILDRQDAWREVVATAAKVGIPVPAFSASLDYFDSYRRGRLPQNLTQAQRDYFGAHTYQRTDKEGIFHTEWPESAT